In one Candidatus Woesearchaeota archaeon B3_Woes genomic region, the following are encoded:
- a CDS encoding fibrillin, with protein sequence MIKKSKIFEVYEEEKGRKKYLYTLNLTPGKKVYDERLVKQSDGEYREWNHRKSKLGAAILKGCPNIGIRKKDVVLYLGASTGTTPSHISDIVGKEGFVFALDFAPRVVRELYFLCELRKNMAPLLENASLPEKYKDKITKEVDIVYQDIAQKQQSRIFLENCRLFLKKDGYALIAVKARSIDVTKKPGEIFKKVRQEIEKELVIIDERKLDPFEKDHMFFVCKKK encoded by the coding sequence ATGATAAAGAAATCTAAGATATTTGAAGTTTATGAAGAGGAAAAAGGTAGAAAGAAATATCTTTATACACTAAATTTAACTCCTGGTAAAAAGGTTTATGATGAGAGATTAGTTAAACAAAGTGATGGAGAATATAGAGAGTGGAATCACCGTAAATCAAAATTAGGGGCTGCTATCTTAAAAGGGTGCCCTAATATAGGAATAAGAAAAAAAGATGTTGTTCTTTATCTCGGCGCTTCAACTGGCACAACACCATCTCATATATCAGATATTGTTGGAAAAGAAGGTTTTGTTTTTGCATTGGATTTTGCTCCAAGAGTAGTTAGGGAATTATATTTTTTATGTGAATTAAGAAAAAATATGGCCCCTTTATTAGAAAATGCAAGTCTTCCTGAAAAATATAAAGACAAAATAACAAAAGAGGTTGACATTGTTTATCAAGATATTGCACAAAAACAACAATCTCGAATATTTTTGGAAAACTGTAGATTGTTTTTGAAGAAAGATGGTTACGCTTTAATAGCTGTAAAAGCGAGAAGCATTGATGTTACTAAAAAACCAGGAGAGATTTTCAAAAAGGTTAGACAAGAAATAGAGAAAGAATTAGTTATAATTGATGAAAGAAAGTTAGATCCTTTTGAAAAAGATCATATGTTTTTTGTTTGTAAGAAAAAATAG
- the porA gene encoding pyruvate ferredoxin oxidoreductase codes for MKKIQEASRAVAEAVKLCRPQVIPMYPITPQTHNVEALAEYINNGELKATPILAESEHSVMSAAIGSSAVGARTYTASSSQGIALMNEILFIAAGMRMPIVMMVANRALSAPINIWNDHQDQISVRDTGWIQFFVENTQEAVDTIIQSFKIAEHKDVLLPVMMGMDGFTLSHVFENVEIPSQKNVDLFLPKKTKRFILDSKKPVTMGPIGGPDTYMEIRKTNQDAILNSKKIIKQIHNEFKNKFGRGYGDGTIECYKTKDAQKILICMGTIAGTSKVVVDELRVKGQKVGLMKVRLFRPFPKEEIIKALEKSKDIIVLDRNISLGNNGALFTEIRDCMYGRKCNIKGYVVGLGGRDVTKKHIKKAFNMVNQEWLI; via the coding sequence GTGAAAAAAATACAAGAAGCTTCAAGAGCAGTAGCAGAAGCTGTTAAACTATGCAGACCTCAAGTTATTCCTATGTATCCTATCACCCCTCAAACTCATAATGTAGAGGCATTAGCAGAATACATAAACAATGGAGAACTAAAAGCAACACCAATTCTAGCAGAATCAGAACACTCTGTTATGAGTGCTGCAATTGGCTCAAGCGCAGTAGGAGCAAGAACATACACAGCATCTTCTTCACAAGGAATAGCTCTAATGAATGAGATACTTTTCATCGCTGCTGGTATGAGAATGCCAATTGTTATGATGGTTGCAAACAGAGCTCTCTCAGCCCCAATCAATATATGGAATGATCACCAAGATCAAATAAGTGTCAGAGATACAGGATGGATTCAATTTTTTGTTGAAAACACTCAAGAAGCAGTAGATACAATAATTCAATCTTTCAAAATTGCAGAACACAAAGATGTTTTACTTCCTGTTATGATGGGCATGGATGGATTTACACTATCACATGTCTTTGAAAATGTAGAAATCCCTTCTCAAAAAAATGTTGATTTATTCTTACCTAAAAAAACTAAAAGGTTTATATTAGATTCAAAAAAACCAGTTACAATGGGTCCAATAGGTGGACCAGACACTTATATGGAAATAAGAAAAACAAATCAAGATGCAATACTAAATTCTAAAAAAATCATAAAACAAATTCACAATGAATTCAAAAATAAGTTTGGAAGAGGCTATGGTGATGGAACAATAGAGTGTTATAAAACAAAAGACGCGCAAAAAATATTAATATGTATGGGAACAATTGCCGGAACTTCAAAAGTTGTAGTTGATGAACTAAGAGTAAAAGGACAAAAAGTTGGATTAATGAAAGTTAGATTATTTAGGCCTTTCCCAAAAGAAGAAATAATAAAAGCCCTAGAAAAATCAAAAGACATAATTGTTCTAGACAGAAATATTTCCCTTGGTAATAATGGAGCTTTATTTACTGAAATAAGGGATTGTATGTATGGAAGAAAATGTAATATCAAAGGTTATGTTGTTGGATTAGGTGGAAGAGATGTTACAAAAAAGCATATTAAAAAAGCATTTAATATGGTGAATCAAGAATGGCTGATATAA
- a CDS encoding dolichyl-phosphate mannose synthase, whose protein sequence is MIDKNVWVVIPAYNESKHILDVIKKTKKYCSNILVVDDGSKDDTFKVAKKTNIIVLKHIINLGKGAAAKTGCDFALKKGAKKIILMDSDGQHDSSEIHKFLKALEEVDIVFGYRKFNKKMPFILKFGNNSINFITKLLYGVNLRDTQCGYRALRAKAYKKARWRSNGYSMESEMIANIGKRNLKYKEIPIQTIYSDRYKGTTIFDGIKIVFNMFLWRLKK, encoded by the coding sequence ATGATTGATAAAAATGTATGGGTAGTTATTCCAGCATATAATGAAAGCAAACACATATTAGATGTAATCAAAAAAACCAAAAAATATTGTTCTAATATTCTTGTAGTTGATGATGGTAGCAAAGATGATACATTTAAAGTTGCCAAAAAAACTAACATTATAGTTTTAAAACATATAATTAATCTTGGAAAAGGTGCTGCTGCCAAAACTGGTTGTGATTTTGCTTTAAAAAAAGGTGCAAAAAAGATTATTTTAATGGATTCTGATGGACAACATGATTCTTCTGAAATTCATAAGTTTTTAAAAGCACTAGAAGAAGTAGATATTGTGTTTGGTTATAGGAAATTTAATAAAAAAATGCCTTTTATTTTAAAATTTGGAAACAACTCTATAAACTTTATAACAAAACTGCTTTATGGAGTAAATCTTAGAGATACACAATGTGGGTATAGGGCCTTGAGAGCAAAAGCCTACAAAAAAGCAAGATGGAGATCTAATGGTTATAGTATGGAATCAGAAATGATTGCTAATATTGGTAAAAGAAATTTAAAATATAAAGAGATTCCAATCCAAACAATATACTCAGATAGATACAAAGGAACAACAATTTTTGATGGTATTAAAATTGTTTTTAATATGTTTTTATGGAGGCTAAAAAAATGA
- the amrB gene encoding AmmeMemoRadiSam system protein B — translation MTRQSIVDGQFYESDSDKLNNQIESCFKNRFGPGSLPSKTRDKNIIGVVCPHAGYAFSGPCQAFSYKEIGESKLPDVYILFGLSHSGFNSCISTKDWETPFGIVKTDKELGEKLSEMSGLPIDEVAHQNEHSIEVQLPFLQFVNKNNDFKILPIIISYDADLKKIAQYIKETLDQTKKTCILIASSDFTHYGLNYGFVPFSDNIKENMYKLDQGAIDFIEKLNSDKFLDYTEEKQATICGKHPIAALIETSKLLGAKKAELLKYYTSGDILKDYNSAVGYASIIIK, via the coding sequence ATGACAAGACAATCTATTGTAGATGGACAATTCTATGAATCTGATTCTGATAAACTAAACAATCAAATTGAATCATGTTTCAAAAATAGATTTGGTCCTGGTTCTTTGCCTTCTAAAACAAGAGATAAAAATATTATAGGTGTTGTATGTCCTCATGCAGGGTACGCTTTTTCAGGACCTTGCCAGGCCTTTTCTTATAAAGAAATTGGAGAATCTAAACTTCCTGATGTATATATTTTGTTTGGGTTAAGTCATTCTGGTTTTAATAGTTGTATAAGTACAAAAGATTGGGAAACACCTTTTGGAATTGTAAAAACAGACAAAGAATTAGGAGAAAAACTTTCAGAAATGTCGGGTTTGCCAATAGACGAAGTCGCGCATCAAAATGAACATTCTATTGAAGTTCAATTACCCTTTTTACAATTTGTAAATAAAAACAATGATTTCAAAATATTGCCTATAATTATCAGTTATGACGCAGACTTAAAAAAAATTGCTCAATACATTAAAGAAACATTAGATCAAACCAAAAAAACATGCATCTTAATTGCTTCATCAGACTTCACACACTATGGCCTAAATTATGGTTTTGTTCCTTTTTCTGATAACATAAAAGAGAACATGTATAAGTTAGACCAAGGAGCTATAGACTTTATAGAAAAATTAAATTCAGATAAGTTTTTAGATTACACAGAAGAAAAACAAGCAACTATTTGTGGTAAACATCCTATTGCTGCTTTAATTGAAACATCAAAACTTTTAGGAGCTAAAAAAGCAGAACTACTAAAATATTATACTTCTGGAGACATATTAAAAGACTATAATAGTGCAGTAGGCTATGCTTCTATTATTATAAAATAA
- a CDS encoding adenosylhomocysteinase, whose amino-acid sequence MDETENYKIKDINLADFGRKEIEIAEKEMPGLIAVREKYSKDKPLKGARITGSLHMTIQTAVLIETLVELGADVRWASCNIFSTQDHAAAAIAKANIPVFAWKGETLKEYWWCTEKALDFGDGKGPNLIVDDGGDATLMIHKGVDIEKDPSTLEKDYSNEGEDFRELMANLKKGYEKDKERWARISKEIKGVSEETTTGVHRLYQMMEEKKLLFPVINVNDSVTKSKFDNIYGCRHSLIDGIKRATDVLISGKTAFVCGYGDVGKGCAESLSNEKANVLVSEIDPICALQACMTGYKVCTIEDALPIANIYVTTTGNKDIITAEHMSKMKDQAIVCNIGHFDNEIQVTELEKWPGIKKEEIKGSECPVHRYTFPDGHSIFLLAEGRLVNLGCATGHPSFVMSNSFTNQTLAQIRLWEKEHEIGVYMLPKELDEEVARLHLDQLGAKLTKLTKEQAEYIGIKVEGPYKSEHYRY is encoded by the coding sequence ATGGATGAAACAGAAAATTACAAAATTAAAGATATTAACTTGGCTGATTTTGGTAGAAAAGAAATCGAAATTGCAGAAAAAGAAATGCCTGGCTTAATCGCTGTTAGAGAAAAATACAGTAAAGATAAACCACTAAAAGGAGCAAGAATTACTGGAAGTTTGCATATGACTATTCAAACAGCTGTACTAATTGAAACTTTAGTTGAATTAGGAGCAGATGTTAGATGGGCTTCTTGTAATATATTTTCAACTCAAGATCATGCCGCTGCTGCAATTGCAAAAGCAAACATACCTGTATTTGCTTGGAAAGGGGAAACACTAAAAGAGTATTGGTGGTGCACAGAAAAAGCACTTGATTTTGGAGATGGAAAAGGTCCAAATTTAATTGTTGATGATGGAGGAGACGCAACTCTAATGATTCATAAGGGTGTTGATATTGAAAAAGATCCATCTACTTTAGAAAAAGATTATAGCAATGAAGGTGAAGATTTTAGAGAGTTAATGGCTAATTTAAAAAAAGGTTATGAAAAAGACAAAGAAAGATGGGCAAGAATTTCTAAAGAAATAAAAGGTGTTTCAGAAGAAACAACTACCGGAGTTCATAGACTATATCAAATGATGGAAGAAAAGAAATTACTATTTCCAGTAATAAATGTGAATGATTCTGTTACAAAATCAAAATTTGACAACATTTATGGATGTAGACATTCTCTTATAGACGGAATAAAAAGAGCAACAGATGTTCTCATATCTGGTAAAACTGCTTTTGTTTGTGGTTATGGTGATGTTGGGAAAGGTTGTGCAGAATCTCTAAGTAATGAGAAGGCAAATGTTTTGGTTTCAGAAATTGATCCAATTTGTGCATTACAGGCGTGTATGACTGGTTATAAAGTTTGTACTATTGAAGATGCCTTGCCTATTGCAAATATATATGTTACAACAACAGGTAACAAAGATATAATTACTGCTGAACACATGAGCAAAATGAAAGATCAAGCAATTGTTTGTAATATAGGTCACTTTGATAATGAAATACAAGTAACAGAACTTGAAAAATGGCCCGGAATTAAAAAAGAAGAGATAAAAGGATCAGAATGTCCTGTTCATAGATACACTTTTCCAGACGGACACTCAATATTCCTTTTAGCAGAAGGGAGACTTGTTAATTTAGGATGTGCAACAGGGCATCCAAGCTTTGTTATGAGTAATTCTTTTACTAATCAAACCCTAGCTCAAATAAGATTATGGGAAAAAGAGCACGAAATTGGAGTTTATATGCTTCCTAAAGAACTAGATGAAGAAGTTGCAAGACTTCATTTAGATCAATTGGGTGCTAAATTGACTAAATTAACAAAAGAACAAGCAGAATATATTGGAATAAAAGTAGAAGGCCCATATAAATCTGAACACTATAGATATTAA
- a CDS encoding pyruvate ferredoxin oxidoreductase (catalyzes the ferredoxin-dependent oxidative decarboxylation of pyruvate to form acetyl-CoA), whose translation MIEIRIHGRGGQGAVTAAQLLAIAAFHDGKYAQAFPMFGVERRGAPATSFVRIDNKPINIREQIYNPDYIIVFDPSLIKIVDAKKGVKKEIIVNSDKKIDGCYGQDLTSKALKIFGKPIINTLILGTFAARTKVVSLESLKKAIDQKFKGDIAKKNKIAIEDVYHESKN comes from the coding sequence ATGATTGAAATAAGAATTCATGGAAGAGGTGGTCAGGGTGCTGTTACAGCAGCACAACTTCTTGCAATCGCTGCTTTTCATGACGGAAAGTATGCTCAGGCTTTTCCAATGTTTGGGGTAGAAAGAAGAGGCGCACCTGCAACAAGCTTTGTTAGAATAGATAATAAACCAATAAACATAAGAGAACAAATATACAACCCAGATTACATTATTGTCTTTGATCCTTCTCTTATTAAAATTGTAGATGCAAAAAAAGGTGTTAAAAAAGAGATAATTGTCAACAGTGATAAAAAAATAGATGGTTGTTATGGCCAAGACCTAACAAGCAAAGCTCTAAAAATATTTGGTAAACCCATTATCAACACATTAATCTTAGGAACATTTGCAGCAAGAACAAAAGTTGTATCATTAGAGAGTCTAAAAAAAGCAATTGATCAGAAATTTAAAGGTGATATTGCCAAAAAAAACAAAATAGCTATTGAGGATGTTTATCATGAATCAAAAAATTAA
- a CDS encoding pyruvate synthase, giving the protein MNQKINPGAVIDTPGSTMQTKKVSFRNQKPVTDYSKCIKCGKCWINCPDMAFEPQKDGTFKNIERYCKGCGICANECPVKCIKMEVVQQ; this is encoded by the coding sequence ATGAATCAAAAAATTAATCCAGGTGCAGTAATAGACACCCCAGGTAGCACTATGCAAACTAAAAAAGTTAGTTTTAGGAATCAAAAACCTGTAACAGATTATTCCAAATGTATTAAATGTGGGAAATGCTGGATAAACTGCCCTGATATGGCTTTTGAGCCTCAAAAAGATGGCACTTTTAAAAATATTGAAAGATATTGCAAAGGGTGTGGGATATGTGCAAATGAATGTCCTGTTAAATGTATTAAAATGGAGGTAGTTCAACAGTGA
- a CDS encoding 2-ketoisovalerate ferredoxin oxidoreductase (catalyzes the coenzyme A-dependent oxidation of 3-methyl-2-oxobutanoate coupled to the reduction of ferredoxin producing S-(2-methylpropanoyl)-CoA), producing the protein MADISGISREEFLAPGHTACLGCGEAIAIRHILKVAGKNTIIVQATGCPEVYTTLYPNTAWRIPWIHVAFENAAAVASGVREGLNQEDKKDVNVIAIAGDGGTFDIGLQALSGMLERHHKVLYICLDNGAYENTGVQRSSATPKYAWTTTSPIGKEIKGKRGWKKPMPLIVAAHEIPYVATASLSDLQDLIRKVRKALAIDGPSYIQILCPCIPGWKMESNKTIEYSDLAVKTKINPIYEIEGGLVKVQETNNPLPVINFLKDQGRFKHLTSKEIKNIQQHIDEKYKKLKDLENSKIKL; encoded by the coding sequence ATGGCTGATATAAGTGGAATTTCAAGAGAAGAATTTTTAGCACCTGGACACACAGCATGTTTAGGATGTGGAGAAGCTATTGCAATTAGACACATCCTTAAAGTGGCTGGAAAAAATACAATTATAGTCCAGGCAACAGGATGTCCAGAAGTTTATACTACTCTATATCCAAACACAGCATGGAGAATTCCATGGATTCATGTTGCATTTGAAAACGCTGCAGCAGTTGCATCTGGGGTGAGAGAAGGGTTAAACCAAGAAGATAAAAAAGATGTTAATGTTATAGCAATTGCAGGGGATGGTGGAACATTTGATATTGGCCTTCAGGCTCTAAGTGGCATGTTAGAGAGACATCACAAGGTACTATACATATGTTTAGATAATGGTGCATATGAAAACACAGGAGTACAAAGATCAAGTGCTACTCCAAAATATGCATGGACAACAACCTCACCTATTGGAAAAGAAATAAAAGGAAAAAGAGGATGGAAAAAGCCCATGCCTTTAATTGTTGCTGCGCACGAAATTCCTTATGTGGCAACAGCATCTTTATCTGATTTACAAGATCTAATAAGAAAAGTAAGAAAAGCTTTAGCTATCGACGGACCATCATACATACAAATTTTGTGTCCTTGTATTCCTGGATGGAAAATGGAATCAAATAAAACAATTGAATATTCTGATTTAGCTGTAAAAACAAAAATAAATCCCATCTATGAAATTGAAGGGGGTTTAGTCAAAGTTCAGGAAACAAATAATCCATTACCTGTTATCAATTTCCTCAAAGATCAAGGAAGATTTAAACACTTAACATCTAAAGAAATTAAAAATATACAACAACATATTGATGAAAAGTATAAAAAACTAAAAGATTTAGAGAATTCTAAGATAAAACTTTAA